One Pseudomonas entomophila genomic window carries:
- a CDS encoding low molecular weight protein tyrosine phosphatase family protein, translated as MTNLLFICSRNQWRSPTAEMIWRRRPGFDARSAGTSPNARKPVSPADIRWADVILVMERKHQQRLLAQFARLLEHKRLHVLDIPDDYHYMDPELVLILEAAVAPHLAQEP; from the coding sequence GTGACCAACCTCCTGTTCATCTGCAGCCGCAACCAGTGGCGCAGCCCCACCGCCGAGATGATCTGGCGCCGTCGCCCGGGCTTTGACGCCCGGTCGGCGGGTACCAGCCCGAATGCGCGCAAGCCTGTCAGCCCAGCGGACATTCGCTGGGCCGACGTCATCCTGGTGATGGAGCGCAAACACCAGCAACGCTTGCTGGCCCAGTTCGCACGCTTGCTCGAACACAAACGGCTGCATGTGCTCGACATCCCCGACGACTACCACTACATGGACCCTGAGCTTGTGCTCATCCTGGAAGCCGCAGTGGCACCGCACCTGGCGCAGGAACCGTAG
- a CDS encoding polyamine ABC transporter substrate-binding protein gives MRTSRLRTLFSASLLCAAISTSVAAAEPGVHLYNWFGLLAPETPKAFEQETGTRVHMDAFDSADIMQSKVMAGRTGYDVVVATSNVLPTLIAAGVLQPLDRAQLGNLAHIDPDILAQLAVNDPGNRYAVPYLWGTTGIGYDIDKVKAALGDQAPVNSWDLIFKEENISKLKACGVAMLDSPSEIISIALNYLGLPSNSSNPADYQKAQDLLMKIRPYVLYFDSSRIDTDMADGNICAVVGWANGALAAQAINEKNNTGRRITYSLPREGALVWSENLVLLKDAPHPKEGLAFINYMMRPEVIAKTSNHTLYPNANKDATQFVEQALRDNPWIYPDKKTVATLIPLEPLPLKLERIRTRVWTKVKSGV, from the coding sequence ATGAGAACGTCACGTTTGCGAACCCTTTTTTCGGCCTCGCTGCTCTGCGCGGCGATCAGCACCTCGGTGGCGGCCGCCGAGCCTGGCGTGCACCTGTACAACTGGTTCGGGCTGCTGGCGCCGGAGACCCCGAAGGCCTTCGAGCAGGAAACCGGCACCCGCGTGCACATGGACGCATTCGACAGCGCCGACATCATGCAGAGCAAGGTCATGGCCGGGCGCACCGGGTATGACGTGGTGGTGGCCACTTCCAATGTGCTGCCCACGCTGATCGCGGCGGGCGTGCTGCAGCCGTTGGACCGTGCGCAACTGGGCAACCTCGCCCATATCGACCCGGACATCCTCGCCCAGCTGGCGGTCAACGACCCCGGCAATCGCTACGCGGTGCCCTACCTGTGGGGCACCACCGGCATTGGCTACGACATCGACAAGGTCAAGGCGGCCTTGGGTGATCAGGCGCCGGTGAACAGCTGGGACCTGATCTTCAAGGAAGAGAACATCAGCAAGCTGAAGGCGTGCGGCGTGGCGATGCTCGACTCGCCCAGCGAGATCATCTCGATCGCCTTGAACTACCTGGGGCTGCCCAGCAACAGCAGCAACCCGGCGGATTACCAGAAGGCGCAAGACCTGCTGATGAAAATCCGCCCGTACGTGCTGTATTTCGACTCGTCGCGCATCGACACCGACATGGCCGACGGCAATATCTGCGCGGTGGTCGGTTGGGCCAACGGCGCCCTGGCCGCGCAGGCGATCAACGAGAAGAACAACACCGGGCGCCGCATCACCTACAGCCTGCCTCGCGAAGGCGCGCTGGTGTGGTCGGAAAACCTGGTGTTGCTTAAAGATGCGCCCCACCCCAAGGAGGGCCTGGCGTTCATCAACTACATGATGCGCCCGGAAGTGATCGCCAAGACCTCGAACCACACGCTGTACCCCAACGCCAACAAGGACGCCACCCAGTTCGTCGAACAGGCGCTGCGGGACAACCCCTGGATCTATCCCGACAAGAAGACGGTCGCCACGCTGATTCCACTCGAGCCCCTGCCGTTGAAACTCGAACGAATCCGCACCCGGGTCTGGACCAAAGTGAAAAGTGGCGTTTGA
- a CDS encoding IS256 family transposase: MPTKKKPLRDLPTIPKELLEQFGEGLMTAEAIEDASAAFKKALIERALHAELGHHLGYPPGAQRPEDETNQRNGKSGKTVLTGDGPLRLEIPRDRDGSFSPILIPKHERRYTGFDDKIIAMYARGMTVREIRAFLSEQYGTEVSPDFISSVTDEVMDEIGAWQQRPLEPMYPVIFFDALRVKIREEGLVRNKAIYLALGVLPDGTRDILGIWIENTEGAKFWMKVFNDLKTRGVEDVLIAVTDGLKGMPEALRAVFPETTLQTCIVHLIRNSLDFAAWDKRRALAKELKPIYQAINAEAAEQALDEFENGPWGEKYPTVVAAWRRAWDRVIPFFVFPPAIRKVIYTTNAIESINAQLRKVIKTRGHFPNDDAATKLIWLGLRNITANWGKPAHDWKSAMNQFAILYGDRFIRPTW; encoded by the coding sequence ATGCCAACCAAAAAGAAACCCTTGCGTGACCTGCCCACAATCCCCAAAGAGCTGCTGGAGCAGTTCGGTGAGGGCCTGATGACTGCAGAAGCTATCGAGGATGCCTCCGCGGCGTTCAAGAAGGCCCTGATCGAACGCGCTCTGCATGCCGAGCTTGGCCACCACCTGGGCTATCCGCCAGGCGCGCAGCGCCCAGAGGATGAAACCAACCAGCGTAACGGCAAGAGTGGCAAGACGGTTTTAACGGGGGATGGCCCGCTGCGGCTGGAAATTCCTCGCGATCGAGACGGCAGTTTTTCGCCCATTCTGATCCCCAAGCACGAGCGGCGGTACACCGGTTTCGATGACAAGATCATCGCCATGTACGCCCGTGGAATGACGGTCAGAGAGATCCGAGCCTTTTTGTCCGAGCAGTATGGAACAGAGGTCTCACCCGACTTCATCAGCTCTGTGACAGACGAGGTCATGGATGAGATTGGCGCGTGGCAACAGCGGCCACTGGAGCCGATGTACCCGGTCATTTTCTTCGATGCACTGCGGGTGAAGATCCGCGAAGAGGGCCTGGTGCGCAACAAGGCCATTTACCTGGCCCTGGGCGTCCTCCCCGACGGGACGCGGGATATCCTGGGCATCTGGATTGAGAACACCGAGGGCGCGAAGTTTTGGATGAAGGTCTTTAACGATCTCAAGACGCGCGGTGTCGAAGATGTGCTGATTGCCGTGACCGATGGCCTCAAAGGTATGCCAGAGGCTCTCAGGGCCGTGTTTCCAGAGACGACGTTGCAAACGTGCATCGTGCACCTGATCCGCAACAGCCTCGACTTCGCGGCCTGGGACAAGCGGCGGGCTCTGGCCAAGGAGCTGAAGCCGATTTACCAAGCCATCAATGCCGAAGCGGCTGAGCAAGCACTCGATGAGTTTGAGAACGGACCGTGGGGCGAGAAATATCCAACGGTGGTGGCTGCCTGGAGACGCGCCTGGGATCGAGTGATTCCATTTTTCGTCTTCCCACCGGCCATCAGAAAGGTGATTTACACCACCAACGCCATCGAGAGCATCAACGCCCAGCTACGCAAGGTCATCAAGACTCGCGGGCATTTCCCGAATGATGACGCAGCGACCAAACTGATTTGGCTGGGATTGCGCAACATAACAGCCAATTGGGGAAAACCGGCCCATGATTGGAAAAGCGCGATGAATCAATTTGCGATTCTGTACGGAGATCGGTTCATCAGGCCGACCTGGTGA
- a CDS encoding NAD(P)/FAD-dependent oxidoreductase, giving the protein MSQGDGMRVIVVGAGIVGASIAYHLARKGARVTVVEASEIASGVTGRSFAWINTCAAGPEAIAPLRNAAIDDYRRLERELPGLVVRWTGSLCYAQPSLAEPDTSSTVVVSRQRIRDLEPNLRHPPEQAMHAPQEGALDAVAATHALIAGAKAHGATVLTQTQVLGMRFDGGTLSGVNTSQGPLAADRVVLAAGNGCATLAGALGVPLAIGPSPALFIRYRARPGLVRGIISNAAMEVRQGAEGWLLAAEDYLGDGPEHQPEVVARRTAEAICGELEGVGALELETACVGWRPMPENGIPLIGDVPGVSGVYLCVMHPGVTLAAVVGRLVSEEIVDGKTHTHLVPCRPV; this is encoded by the coding sequence ATGAGCCAAGGCGACGGAATGCGGGTGATCGTGGTGGGTGCCGGCATTGTCGGCGCGTCAATCGCCTACCACCTGGCCCGCAAAGGGGCACGGGTTACGGTGGTGGAAGCCAGCGAGATCGCCTCGGGCGTGACCGGCCGCTCGTTCGCCTGGATCAACACCTGCGCTGCCGGGCCCGAAGCCATCGCGCCGCTGCGCAATGCCGCGATCGATGACTACCGCCGTCTCGAGCGCGAGCTGCCTGGCCTGGTCGTGCGCTGGACGGGCTCGCTGTGCTACGCGCAGCCTTCCCTTGCTGAGCCGGACACCTCGTCCACAGTGGTGGTTTCCCGGCAACGGATCCGCGACCTGGAGCCCAACCTCCGGCATCCGCCCGAGCAGGCCATGCATGCGCCACAGGAAGGCGCGTTGGACGCCGTGGCCGCCACCCATGCATTGATCGCAGGCGCCAAGGCCCATGGCGCCACGGTGCTGACGCAGACCCAGGTGCTCGGTATGAGGTTCGACGGCGGCACCCTGTCGGGCGTGAACACCTCCCAAGGCCCCCTGGCAGCCGATCGGGTGGTGCTGGCTGCCGGCAATGGCTGCGCGACGCTGGCAGGTGCGCTGGGGGTGCCACTTGCCATCGGGCCCTCTCCTGCCCTCTTCATCCGCTACCGCGCCCGGCCCGGGCTGGTGCGCGGCATCATTTCGAACGCGGCCATGGAAGTCAGGCAAGGGGCGGAAGGTTGGCTGTTGGCGGCCGAGGATTATCTGGGCGATGGCCCGGAGCATCAGCCAGAGGTGGTGGCACGGCGCACGGCCGAGGCCATTTGCGGCGAACTCGAAGGCGTGGGCGCTCTTGAACTTGAAACGGCATGTGTTGGCTGGCGACCGATGCCTGAAAACGGTATTCCGCTGATTGGCGATGTGCCCGGGGTGTCGGGGGTTTACCTATGCGTGATGCACCCGGGCGTGACGCTGGCGGCGGTGGTGGGCAGGCTGGTCAGCGAAGAGATTGTCGATGGCAAGACACATACCCACCTGGTGCCTTGCCGTCCGGTGTAA
- a CDS encoding flagellar biosynthesis protein: MTVLKATVAALTLASLVGCATNRSEVDVTGPTPLAMGAGQGQLVYISAVDERVFQIDPRQADIPSLKNDEITDTRITERAIGRKRNGFGKGLGDVVLPSGRTVSQLVGNAVATAYQQAGYQVVSTPTPNAAAVNVHIIEYWSWFSPGAFTVAVNNKAQLKIDHPGAAPLKVVTEARDSMQVATDSDWKKINEQGLSAIVTETGKQLGKAKP, from the coding sequence ATGACCGTTCTCAAAGCCACTGTCGCCGCCCTCACCCTCGCTTCGCTGGTGGGCTGTGCGACCAATCGTTCCGAAGTGGACGTCACCGGCCCAACGCCGCTAGCCATGGGAGCCGGCCAAGGCCAGCTGGTATACATCAGCGCCGTGGATGAGCGGGTGTTCCAGATCGACCCACGCCAGGCCGATATCCCCTCCCTGAAAAACGATGAAATCACCGACACCCGCATCACCGAACGCGCCATCGGCCGTAAGCGCAACGGTTTCGGCAAGGGCTTGGGCGATGTGGTGCTGCCTTCGGGCCGAACCGTATCGCAACTGGTCGGCAACGCCGTGGCCACGGCCTACCAGCAAGCGGGCTACCAGGTAGTGAGCACGCCCACGCCGAATGCCGCGGCGGTGAATGTGCACATCATCGAATACTGGTCGTGGTTCTCGCCCGGTGCCTTCACCGTGGCGGTCAACAACAAGGCCCAGCTGAAGATCGACCACCCGGGCGCGGCGCCGCTGAAGGTGGTGACAGAGGCACGGGACAGCATGCAGGTGGCAACGGACAGCGACTGGAAGAAGATCAACGAACAAGGCCTGAGCGCCATCGTGACCGAAACCGGTAAGCAACTGGGCAAAGCCAAGCCATAA
- a CDS encoding carbon-nitrogen hydrolase family protein produces MKIEVVQTTTRDGDTAHNLRGILEALAQCAPDTDILLFPESHLTGFLTADDVGMLSEAIDGDAVQAVVAAARQRNVAVVLGLYENNGGTFYNTTLFIAPEGILLTYRKTHLWLPEHGIVVPGDRFATVEWRGVRLGLLICYDSEFPETARALKALGAQLMLITDGLAEPEDHVHRVSVMARAMENQVFAVVANRVGEGPDGCVFVGASLAVDPYGQTLFEAGRGESRHSVTLDLSLIGKARAFHDYSANQRIQLPGERIEHANGVRELIIG; encoded by the coding sequence ATGAAGATCGAAGTGGTACAGACGACAACCCGCGACGGCGACACCGCCCACAACCTGCGTGGCATCCTCGAGGCCCTGGCCCAGTGCGCGCCGGACACCGATATCCTGCTGTTCCCCGAGTCGCACCTGACCGGTTTTCTCACAGCAGATGACGTCGGCATGCTGTCCGAAGCCATCGACGGCGATGCCGTGCAGGCAGTGGTCGCGGCAGCGCGCCAGCGTAATGTCGCGGTGGTTTTGGGGCTGTACGAGAACAACGGCGGCACCTTCTACAACACCACCCTGTTCATCGCCCCCGAAGGCATCCTGCTCACCTACCGCAAGACCCACCTGTGGTTGCCGGAGCACGGCATCGTCGTGCCGGGCGACCGCTTCGCCACCGTCGAATGGCGCGGCGTGCGCCTGGGCCTGTTGATCTGCTACGACAGCGAATTCCCCGAGACGGCGCGGGCACTGAAGGCCCTGGGCGCGCAGTTGATGCTGATCACCGATGGCCTGGCCGAACCGGAGGATCATGTGCACCGGGTGTCGGTGATGGCCCGGGCGATGGAGAACCAGGTGTTCGCCGTGGTCGCCAACCGCGTGGGCGAAGGGCCGGATGGCTGCGTGTTCGTGGGGGCGAGCCTGGCGGTGGACCCGTATGGCCAAACGCTGTTCGAGGCCGGGCGTGGCGAGTCGCGGCATAGCGTGACCCTGGACCTGTCACTGATCGGCAAGGCCCGCGCCTTCCATGACTACAGCGCCAACCAGCGCATCCAGTTGCCGGGTGAGCGGATCGAGCATGCCAACGGGGTGCGGGAGTTGATCATCGGCTAG
- a CDS encoding LuxR C-terminal-related transcriptional regulator, with translation MGLSLQDLSWHQGVGQCIEHLDRPSFWRTLATLLGDFVEVDTWVALLFSHDKPLIFDQSPYEREGIDPLVSEYANGLYLLDPFYISSRERPLTGLVRLADVAPEQFQQTDYYRLYFTHNVVADEVQFNLALGDGRTLCLSLGGRSRFDAQAIAQLELVRPWLIGLLRQRLHFEQLPECAPAKPALGLAQGRDEARRQLESVLTARELDVVRLILSGHSNKETAIKLKLSAETVKVHRRNVYRKLDVNSQTELFSLLFLAGEDLASLQPAP, from the coding sequence ATGGGCTTGAGCCTGCAGGATCTTTCGTGGCACCAGGGTGTGGGCCAATGCATCGAGCACCTCGACCGGCCGAGCTTCTGGCGCACACTGGCGACGCTGCTCGGCGACTTCGTCGAGGTGGATACCTGGGTGGCGCTGCTGTTCAGCCACGACAAGCCGCTGATCTTCGACCAGAGCCCCTACGAGCGCGAGGGCATCGACCCGCTGGTGAGCGAGTACGCCAACGGCCTGTACCTGCTCGACCCGTTCTACATCAGCAGCCGCGAGCGGCCGCTGACCGGCCTGGTGCGCCTGGCCGACGTGGCCCCGGAGCAGTTCCAGCAGACCGACTACTACCGCCTGTACTTCACCCACAACGTGGTCGCCGACGAGGTGCAGTTCAACCTGGCCCTGGGCGATGGGCGCACACTGTGCCTGTCGCTGGGCGGGCGCTCACGTTTCGACGCTCAGGCCATCGCCCAGCTGGAGCTGGTGCGCCCCTGGCTGATCGGCCTGTTGCGCCAGCGCCTGCACTTCGAGCAACTGCCCGAATGCGCACCGGCCAAGCCCGCGCTGGGCCTGGCCCAGGGGCGCGACGAAGCACGGCGGCAGCTGGAGTCGGTGCTCACGGCGCGGGAGCTGGATGTGGTGCGGCTGATCCTGTCGGGGCATTCGAACAAGGAGACGGCCATCAAGCTCAAGCTGTCGGCCGAGACGGTGAAGGTCCATCGCCGCAACGTGTACCGCAAGCTGGATGTGAACTCCCAGACCGAGCTGTTCTCGCTGCTGTTTTTGGCCGGCGAAGACCTTGCCAGCCTGCAACCGGCGCCGTGA
- a CDS encoding helix-turn-helix transcriptional regulator, which yields MPFDLHGLAWHRTIGKLIMQLNRPEFWSSLVRVLNEYVQIDNWVVLIFGSQHVEVVSLPEVADAEEVDAFIHRYVTELYLLDPFYIANRENPQSGFFHLLDIAPEYFLETEYYHQYFAQYISVDEAQYNVQLDADRTLCISIGSKVRFSQEQITILDIIKPWVTALMHQRMCFESDAEKSLAEPPPRQETLAQLGAQLTTRESDVLRLLLSGFSNKEIAGKLALSAETIKVHRRNIYAKLNIKSQSELFTRFFMPRAYPTAP from the coding sequence ATGCCGTTCGACCTCCATGGACTGGCGTGGCACCGAACCATCGGCAAGCTGATCATGCAACTGAACCGGCCGGAGTTCTGGAGTTCGCTGGTACGGGTGTTGAATGAATACGTGCAGATCGATAATTGGGTGGTGTTGATTTTCGGCAGCCAGCACGTGGAAGTGGTGAGCCTGCCTGAAGTGGCGGACGCAGAAGAAGTGGATGCGTTCATCCATCGCTATGTGACGGAGCTGTATCTGCTGGACCCGTTCTACATCGCCAATCGAGAAAACCCCCAGAGCGGTTTCTTCCACCTGCTGGATATCGCGCCGGAGTACTTTCTCGAGACCGAGTACTACCACCAGTACTTTGCCCAGTACATCTCGGTGGATGAAGCGCAGTACAACGTGCAGCTCGACGCCGACAGGACGCTGTGCATTTCCATTGGTAGCAAGGTGCGCTTCAGCCAAGAGCAAATCACCATTCTCGACATCATCAAGCCCTGGGTCACGGCCTTGATGCACCAGCGCATGTGCTTTGAAAGCGATGCCGAGAAAAGCCTTGCCGAGCCACCGCCCCGGCAAGAAACGCTGGCCCAGCTGGGTGCGCAGTTGACGACGCGGGAAAGCGATGTGCTCAGGCTGCTGTTGAGCGGTTTCTCCAACAAGGAGATAGCGGGCAAGCTGGCGCTCTCGGCGGAAACGATCAAGGTTCACCGCCGCAATATCTACGCCAAGCTGAATATCAAGTCGCAGTCTGAGTTGTTTACCCGGTTCTTCATGCCCCGCGCCTACCCGACAGCCCCTTGA
- a CDS encoding contractile injection system protein, VgrG/Pvc8 family: MFNPTRQTHFSLTIDGVEHGLHVLAFSGEEAISRPYFFNVELVGEPADLDLDSLIDREAFLAFDTEGNGVHGRVYHVAQCGDAPRYKLALVPQLSYLRHRINQRIYQRLSAPEIVALILEEHGIVGGAYRLELRANYRARDICTQYDETDLHFVQRLCEEEGIHFHFQHSARGHVLVLGDHQSAFTRSGIPTTYRQAPDSVADAPVIKHLMERHHAACRRTEGHSDQPRLASGHVLEITGHPHSAWNAPWLLTQVVHEGRQPQLSGEHLVTGNEGDFFQGYRNRFTGYAWHASYRPPLAHRKPQVPGNQTAVVVAVEDEAVRSDRRLARVKVEFPWDREERVGDTRSCWLRLVSDWHCESTPPRKGMEVRVTFLEGDPDQPLISGCVCCSCQGRGLDRVTPGQ, translated from the coding sequence ATGTTCAACCCAACCCGGCAGACCCATTTCAGCTTGACCATCGACGGTGTCGAACATGGCCTTCACGTACTCGCGTTCAGCGGTGAAGAGGCCATCAGCAGGCCGTACTTCTTCAATGTGGAACTGGTCGGCGAACCGGCTGACCTGGACCTCGACAGCCTGATCGACCGCGAGGCTTTCCTGGCCTTCGACACCGAGGGCAACGGTGTGCACGGGCGCGTCTACCACGTTGCCCAATGCGGTGATGCGCCACGCTACAAGTTGGCCCTGGTGCCGCAGTTGTCCTACCTGCGCCATCGCATCAACCAACGGATCTATCAACGCCTGTCGGCACCGGAAATCGTTGCCTTGATATTGGAAGAGCACGGGATAGTGGGCGGCGCTTATCGGCTTGAGCTGCGGGCGAACTACCGTGCGCGCGATATCTGCACCCAGTACGACGAAACCGACCTGCATTTTGTCCAGCGCCTGTGCGAAGAGGAGGGTATCCACTTCCACTTTCAACACAGTGCGCGGGGGCATGTGCTGGTACTGGGCGATCATCAGTCGGCCTTTACCAGAAGTGGCATCCCGACCACCTACAGGCAAGCGCCCGACAGCGTCGCCGACGCGCCGGTGATCAAGCACCTGATGGAGCGTCATCATGCGGCTTGTCGCCGAACGGAAGGGCACAGCGACCAGCCCCGCTTGGCCAGTGGTCATGTGCTGGAAATCACGGGCCATCCGCACAGCGCGTGGAATGCTCCCTGGTTGCTGACCCAGGTTGTCCATGAAGGGCGGCAGCCACAGTTGTCCGGTGAACACCTCGTCACTGGCAACGAAGGCGATTTTTTTCAGGGTTACCGTAACCGCTTCACGGGGTATGCGTGGCACGCGAGCTATCGTCCGCCGTTGGCTCACAGGAAGCCCCAGGTGCCCGGCAACCAGACGGCGGTGGTCGTTGCCGTGGAGGACGAGGCGGTGCGCAGTGATCGGCGCCTGGCCAGGGTCAAGGTCGAGTTCCCGTGGGATCGCGAAGAACGAGTGGGCGACACGCGCAGTTGCTGGCTGCGGTTGGTCTCCGACTGGCATTGCGAGAGCACGCCGCCTCGGAAGGGAATGGAGGTCAGGGTGACTTTTCTTGAGGGCGATCCCGACCAGCCGCTGATCAGTGGTTGCGTGTGCTGCAGCTGTCAGGGGCGGGGTTTGGACAGGGTTACTCCCGGCCAATAA